In the Pyrolobus fumarii 1A genome, one interval contains:
- a CDS encoding 30S ribosomal protein S26e: MPKKRQNRGRHKGSKGHVGVVQCDNCGRIIPRDKAICVTRYYSPVDPQLARELEKKGAIIMKYPVEKCYCVSCAIHYGIVRQRPREERKPKPSVQI; the protein is encoded by the coding sequence GTGCCCAAGAAGAGGCAGAACAGAGGTAGGCACAAGGGTTCTAAGGGTCACGTGGGCGTAGTCCAGTGTGACAACTGTGGTAGGATAATACCACGTGACAAAGCGATATGTGTAACCAGGTACTACTCTCCGGTTGACCCACAGTTGGCACGCGAGCTTGAGAAGAAGGGCGCCATCATAATGAAGTATCCCGTCGAGAAGTGCTATTGTGTGAGCTGCGCGATACACTATGGCATTGTGAGGCAGAGGCCGCGCGAGGAGCGCAAGCCGAAGCCCTCAGTCCAGATCTAA
- a CDS encoding YkgJ family cysteine cluster protein, with protein sequence MTRYRVLRLDEAFRFKCVRCDFCCGTGPNVSLTAFDIVRIAKFLGIGWRDVLKSYVKVIIADIVPFFSLRDKGNGECVFMERKPSGETLCVIYPARPMRCRLYPVIIESLKPERFYLDLMCPGVDKGSETRVSMRLIEEYVRERREHYRRLFRLVYEEGLEPQDAVERLLEEVWKEAEGGAEWADLDKLEMLGSV encoded by the coding sequence ATGACAAGGTATCGTGTACTTCGGCTTGACGAGGCGTTTCGGTTTAAGTGCGTGCGTTGCGACTTCTGCTGTGGTACGGGTCCTAACGTATCGCTAACAGCGTTTGACATAGTGAGGATAGCAAAGTTTCTGGGTATAGGATGGCGTGATGTGCTAAAAAGCTACGTCAAGGTGATAATAGCTGATATCGTGCCGTTCTTCTCGCTTCGCGACAAGGGTAACGGGGAATGTGTATTCATGGAAAGAAAGCCGAGTGGTGAGACACTCTGTGTGATATACCCAGCTAGGCCCATGAGATGCCGCCTCTATCCCGTGATAATCGAGTCCCTTAAGCCAGAGAGGTTCTACCTCGATCTCATGTGTCCGGGTGTCGACAAGGGTAGTGAGACGAGAGTATCGATGCGTCTTATCGAGGAGTATGTCAGGGAACGTCGCGAGCATTACAGAAGGCTGTTTAGGCTGGTTTACGAGGAAGGTCTCGAGCCACAGGATGCTGTTGAGAGGCTATTGGAGGAGGTATGGAAGGAGGCCGAAGGAGGTGCGGAGTGGGCAGATCTGGATAAACTCGAGATGTTAGGCTCTGTTTAA
- a CDS encoding ABC transporter ATP-binding protein: MPILEVRDLHVHYYTLRGVVRAVEGVSFTLERGEVLGIAGESGSGKSTVAYSLLRLVPPPGKIVKGSIVIDGIDIMKLSEAELRSKVRWQKISMVFQGAANVLVPVYTVGYQIAEPLIIHKGLSKKEALERAKELLKMVGLPPSFVNRYPHELSGGQKQRVVIAMALALHPNVVIADEPTTALDVVVQAQILNLLKRLKKELGMSMILISHDLSVIAELADKVAIMYAGHIVEYGPAERVYTNPQHPYTRALLAAIPRLRGPKSKLRYIPGSPPDLRNPPPGCRFEPRCSEAPSELREKCRRELPPLIEVEKGHYVRCWLHAAR; this comes from the coding sequence TTGCCGATACTGGAGGTTAGAGACCTCCACGTGCACTACTACACGCTACGTGGAGTAGTACGAGCAGTAGAAGGTGTAAGCTTCACGCTAGAGAGGGGTGAAGTACTTGGCATAGCAGGCGAGAGCGGCAGTGGCAAGAGTACAGTAGCCTACAGTCTCCTTAGGCTAGTCCCGCCTCCCGGGAAGATAGTGAAAGGCAGTATAGTGATAGATGGCATCGATATAATGAAGCTGAGTGAAGCCGAGTTACGGAGCAAGGTACGTTGGCAGAAGATAAGCATGGTGTTCCAAGGTGCCGCTAACGTCCTCGTGCCGGTGTATACCGTTGGGTACCAGATAGCCGAGCCTCTGATAATACACAAGGGTTTGAGCAAGAAGGAGGCTCTAGAAAGAGCAAAGGAGCTTCTCAAGATGGTTGGGCTCCCACCTAGCTTTGTGAACAGGTATCCACACGAGCTTAGCGGCGGCCAGAAGCAGCGCGTGGTTATAGCAATGGCGTTGGCGCTACACCCAAATGTAGTGATAGCTGATGAGCCTACAACCGCCCTTGACGTTGTGGTTCAAGCCCAGATCCTAAACCTGCTCAAAAGGCTCAAGAAGGAGCTTGGCATGAGCATGATACTCATCAGCCACGACTTGAGCGTCATAGCCGAGCTGGCCGACAAGGTAGCAATAATGTATGCAGGTCATATTGTAGAGTACGGTCCCGCCGAGCGCGTCTACACTAACCCGCAACACCCATACACGAGAGCACTTCTAGCTGCCATACCTCGCCTACGAGGCCCAAAGTCCAAGCTACGTTACATACCGGGCTCTCCTCCGGATCTACGCAACCCTCCACCAGGATGTAGATTCGAACCAAGATGTAGCGAGGCGCCCAGCGAGCTCCGCGAGAAGTGTCGACGAGAACTACCGCCACTCATAGAAGTCGAAAAGGGGCACTATGTACGATGCTGGCTACATGCTGCACGTTAA
- a CDS encoding ADP-ribosylglycohydrolase family protein, producing the protein MTLYRAARAIFLALSVGDALGLPLEISGTPPHNKWLEDPKGVTPVRIGDRIAYSDDTELTLILARSIVDSCGFNPVVFVKRLAEEARTWDPIRNYGLGVAEVVEAVRRGRDWRVAARLAWGGQGSFGNGGAVRVPPIPIFYTTRDAVEAMAVAQAMVTHTHPLGVEGARLHALALYELMHGMDVEELPYYLARETMYEEFRERLELIQELIDASPERVAKVIGNGSAAFESIPAAVYVLVRARGDPVRSIAYALSLGGDTDSIAALASSLAAAANPDLVLNNPFMTRMFQMLEDNEVILETADSTVEASIRCHETPF; encoded by the coding sequence GTGACGCTGTACAGAGCAGCACGCGCCATATTTCTCGCGCTAAGTGTTGGTGACGCACTTGGCTTACCCCTAGAGATTAGCGGCACCCCTCCACACAACAAATGGCTGGAAGATCCGAAGGGGGTAACTCCTGTACGCATAGGAGACCGTATTGCATACAGCGATGACACAGAGCTTACGTTGATACTGGCAAGGAGCATCGTAGACTCATGCGGGTTTAACCCGGTTGTGTTCGTAAAGAGGCTGGCCGAGGAGGCACGAACATGGGATCCTATCCGTAACTATGGTCTTGGCGTGGCTGAGGTTGTTGAGGCTGTTAGAAGGGGACGCGACTGGAGAGTCGCTGCTAGACTAGCATGGGGTGGTCAGGGTAGCTTTGGGAACGGCGGTGCTGTACGCGTTCCACCCATACCGATATTCTACACTACACGCGACGCTGTTGAGGCTATGGCTGTCGCGCAAGCCATGGTGACGCATACCCACCCGTTGGGCGTAGAGGGTGCACGCCTACACGCCCTGGCATTATACGAGTTGATGCATGGTATGGATGTCGAAGAGCTACCCTACTACCTGGCCCGCGAGACTATGTACGAAGAGTTCCGCGAGAGGCTGGAACTCATACAAGAATTGATAGATGCTAGCCCGGAGAGGGTGGCAAAGGTGATAGGGAATGGTAGTGCAGCGTTCGAGTCTATACCGGCAGCCGTCTACGTGCTGGTAAGAGCACGGGGAGATCCTGTTCGTAGCATAGCATATGCGCTGAGCTTGGGCGGCGACACTGACAGTATAGCCGCGTTGGCCTCCTCGCTGGCTGCAGCAGCGAACCCGGACCTAGTGCTCAATAACCCATTCATGACGAGGATGTTCCAAATGCTAGAGGATAACGAGGTTATACTCGAGACGGCCGATTCTACAGTAGAGGCTAGTATTAGGTGCCACGAAACCCCCTTCTAA
- a CDS encoding isoaspartyl peptidase/L-asparaginase — protein MSVAVAHLGCSREGIVVTHGGAGGWDKKRVVKALDVVREAARVGYVKLVEGDVLDAVVAAVKFMEDSGVLNAGLGSVLTLDGVLEMDAGLMTSWGLVGAVAGVQRLRNPILAALVVALETPHVIIAGEGADALGESFGVAAHPGPMPERVATHAKNMIKSREKILARIASGKLSILELNGADTVGAVAYSPHSGLAAATSTGGVSGKLRGRVGDTPIPGAGFYATRRVACSATGIGETIILSMACRCIAELIEDGEQPEEALRRVVEEHTRTFGENTLGVIIVDANGCGYAATNARMPTGVATPRSLEACLVTTKG, from the coding sequence ATGAGCGTGGCTGTCGCTCACCTAGGTTGCTCGCGAGAGGGTATTGTAGTTACACATGGTGGTGCAGGAGGGTGGGACAAGAAGCGTGTTGTGAAGGCATTAGACGTTGTTCGTGAGGCGGCGCGTGTCGGCTACGTAAAGCTTGTGGAAGGGGATGTGCTCGACGCGGTAGTAGCTGCTGTTAAATTCATGGAGGATAGTGGAGTGCTGAACGCCGGATTGGGGAGCGTCCTCACACTTGACGGCGTCTTAGAAATGGATGCCGGGTTAATGACGTCTTGGGGTCTCGTGGGTGCTGTAGCCGGAGTGCAAAGGCTGCGAAACCCTATACTAGCCGCTCTTGTGGTTGCACTTGAGACTCCCCATGTAATAATAGCGGGTGAGGGTGCGGACGCATTAGGCGAGTCCTTTGGGGTTGCGGCGCACCCGGGCCCCATGCCAGAGAGAGTGGCTACACATGCAAAGAACATGATAAAATCGAGGGAGAAGATATTAGCAAGGATAGCGTCGGGGAAGCTTTCGATACTAGAACTTAATGGGGCAGATACTGTAGGGGCTGTTGCCTACAGCCCGCACAGTGGTCTTGCGGCAGCTACCAGTACGGGTGGTGTGTCTGGCAAGCTGAGGGGGCGAGTCGGGGATACGCCAATACCGGGTGCAGGCTTCTATGCGACTAGGAGGGTTGCGTGTTCCGCCACGGGTATCGGCGAGACGATAATCCTCTCGATGGCGTGTAGATGCATAGCAGAGTTGATTGAAGATGGTGAGCAGCCGGAGGAGGCGCTACGCCGTGTAGTGGAGGAGCACACAAGAACGTTCGGGGAGAACACGCTTGGCGTGATAATAGTCGATGCGAATGGGTGTGGGTATGCGGCGACAAACGCCAGGATGCCGACCGGTGTAGCCACACCCAGGTCTTTAGAAGCCTGCCTGGTAACTACCAAGGGGTGA
- the hmgA gene encoding hydroxymethylglutaryl-CoA reductase (NADPH) has product MVEGRDLREIVERVVKGEVKLHELDKLLGNSNLAALVRRLALEKITGVSLSSIGSTILDFEELVGRNIENPIGAVQVPVGIVGPLRVQGEYARGDFYVPLATTEGALVASVNRGAKAVTLAGGAKTRILRDGMTRAPVIWTPSVEEAVKLVKWVEENIDVLKKAAESTTRHGKLKGLTWWITGNLVWLRFEFETGDAMGMNMVTIAVDKALQELLNNYDGDIRVVALSGNMCVDKKPSILNMLLGRGKTVVAEAIIPRDVVREVLKTTPEAIHEVNVAKNLMGSARAGSLSYNAHYANIIAAIFIATGQDVAQVVESSMGYTWTEVRNGDLYISVTLPSLEVGTVGGGTRLPTQREALALMGVGGSGNPPGTNAKKFAEIVAATVLAGELSLLAALAAGHLAKAHIKLGRGELNRSDSNIGSKVNP; this is encoded by the coding sequence GTGGTTGAGGGGCGTGACCTTCGCGAAATAGTCGAGCGTGTAGTTAAAGGCGAGGTTAAACTACATGAGCTTGACAAGCTACTGGGTAACTCTAACCTAGCCGCACTCGTTAGGAGACTAGCGCTCGAGAAGATAACGGGCGTAAGCCTCTCATCGATAGGCTCGACTATACTTGATTTCGAGGAGCTTGTTGGCAGGAACATTGAGAACCCTATAGGAGCAGTTCAAGTGCCTGTTGGCATCGTAGGCCCTCTTAGAGTGCAAGGGGAGTATGCAAGGGGAGACTTCTACGTACCTCTCGCAACGACTGAAGGTGCGCTAGTGGCGAGTGTTAATCGTGGTGCAAAAGCGGTAACGTTGGCCGGTGGCGCAAAGACTCGGATACTAAGAGATGGTATGACCAGAGCGCCAGTAATATGGACGCCGAGCGTCGAGGAGGCTGTCAAGCTGGTAAAATGGGTCGAGGAGAACATAGACGTGCTAAAGAAGGCTGCAGAGTCGACTACCAGGCATGGCAAGCTAAAGGGCCTCACGTGGTGGATAACGGGCAACCTAGTATGGCTTCGTTTTGAATTCGAAACCGGCGACGCCATGGGCATGAATATGGTCACCATAGCTGTGGATAAGGCGTTGCAAGAACTACTCAACAACTATGACGGTGATATTCGTGTTGTGGCACTAAGTGGAAACATGTGTGTTGACAAGAAACCATCAATTTTGAACATGCTACTTGGGCGCGGTAAGACCGTCGTGGCCGAGGCGATAATACCGCGTGACGTGGTTAGGGAGGTGCTGAAAACAACTCCTGAAGCTATACATGAGGTTAACGTGGCCAAGAACCTCATGGGTTCGGCGAGAGCAGGCAGCTTGTCGTACAACGCGCATTATGCTAACATTATTGCAGCCATTTTCATAGCAACTGGGCAAGACGTTGCACAGGTGGTTGAGAGTAGCATGGGCTACACATGGACCGAGGTGAGAAACGGCGACTTGTACATCTCGGTTACGTTACCGAGTCTGGAGGTCGGCACGGTAGGGGGTGGTACAAGACTACCGACTCAGCGCGAGGCACTTGCACTAATGGGCGTTGGGGGTTCAGGCAACCCTCCGGGCACCAACGCCAAGAAGTTTGCAGAGATTGTGGCGGCCACGGTACTAGCAGGTGAACTTAGTCTTCTAGCAGCCTTAGCGGCGGGGCACCTGGCAAAAGCGCACATAAAACTTGGTAGAGGTGAGCTAAATCGCTCGGACAGCAACATAGGATCCAAGGTTAACCCCTAG
- a CDS encoding ARMT1-like domain-containing protein, with protein MKVKPLCAACTLLTRARELEKLSGLNVEDSLASFRSIAESVGVYLGPDIELSLLATVSFRRLKSIVGVDDVYAEIKKELEPAVREAVETINEKLLRLEGTERFHFALKAAVAGNALDLARPYLDPYIHDATSVSRIELRRNEAAELYNLLHAGKVNVIAYVFDSSLEALYDTLFIKVLRENGATVIGVVKSDTFEDDATIKELKRLGVIDYLDDVIETGSDAASLIVDEVNEEAIKVVNDADAVIVKGAMNHLHFVNNRLGKRVYSLMRVPCKFLAQELGVNLGSYVAVRAI; from the coding sequence GTGAAAGTCAAGCCTCTTTGCGCCGCATGCACGCTCCTAACACGTGCACGCGAACTCGAAAAACTCTCGGGGTTGAACGTTGAGGACTCCCTGGCAAGCTTTAGGAGCATAGCTGAATCCGTCGGTGTCTATCTCGGCCCGGATATCGAGCTATCACTTCTCGCAACAGTTAGTTTTAGAAGACTCAAGAGTATCGTCGGCGTTGATGATGTGTATGCGGAGATCAAGAAGGAGCTTGAACCTGCAGTACGTGAAGCTGTAGAGACAATAAATGAGAAGCTGCTAAGACTTGAAGGTACTGAAAGATTCCATTTCGCTCTAAAAGCCGCTGTAGCAGGCAATGCTCTTGACCTCGCAAGACCCTACCTAGATCCGTATATCCATGATGCGACCTCAGTTTCGAGAATAGAACTTAGGAGGAACGAGGCTGCAGAGTTATACAATCTTTTACATGCAGGCAAGGTGAATGTCATAGCATACGTTTTCGATAGTAGCCTTGAGGCACTCTATGACACACTCTTTATAAAGGTCTTGAGGGAGAACGGTGCTACCGTCATAGGCGTTGTTAAGAGCGATACTTTTGAGGATGACGCAACTATAAAGGAGCTTAAACGGCTGGGTGTGATAGATTATCTAGATGATGTTATCGAGACAGGTAGTGATGCAGCCTCTCTTATAGTGGACGAGGTGAATGAGGAGGCTATCAAAGTAGTTAATGACGCCGATGCTGTTATAGTCAAGGGCGCAATGAATCATCTCCACTTCGTGAACAATAGGCTTGGTAAAAGGGTCTATAGCTTGATGCGCGTTCCTTGCAAGTTTCTAGCACAAGAGCTAGGGGTTAACCTTGGATCCTATGTTGCTGTCCGAGCGATTTAG
- the ppa gene encoding inorganic diphosphatase: MVDLEKIGPGEKAPEIVNVLIEIPMGSGVKYEFDKEAGVIKVDRFLYTSMVYPFNYGFIPGTMEEDGDPVDVLVITREPLLPGVVIEARPVALLIMEDEEGPDSKVVAVPKDKLDPTFSNIRDVNDLPEALKERIKHFFEHYKELEPGKWVKVKEWRGADEARKKIMEAIRRYREAKS; this comes from the coding sequence ATGGTCGACCTTGAGAAGATTGGCCCTGGTGAAAAGGCGCCGGAAATCGTGAACGTGCTTATAGAGATACCTATGGGCAGCGGCGTTAAGTACGAGTTTGACAAGGAGGCTGGAGTCATCAAGGTCGATAGGTTCCTTTACACTAGCATGGTTTACCCGTTCAACTACGGCTTCATACCAGGCACCATGGAGGAGGATGGCGACCCTGTAGACGTTCTCGTTATAACGAGAGAGCCTCTGCTACCCGGTGTCGTGATAGAAGCTAGGCCTGTAGCACTACTTATCATGGAGGATGAGGAAGGCCCAGATAGCAAGGTAGTTGCTGTACCTAAGGACAAACTCGACCCAACGTTCAGCAACATCCGCGATGTTAATGACTTGCCAGAAGCACTCAAAGAGCGTATCAAACACTTCTTCGAGCATTACAAGGAGTTAGAACCCGGTAAATGGGTTAAAGTCAAGGAGTGGCGCGGTGCTGACGAGGCACGCAAGAAGATAATGGAGGCTATACGTAGGTACCGTGAGGCTAAGTCCTAA
- a CDS encoding KEOPS complex subunit Pcc1: MAIVEAIRPDNREAPDWLVIRERIGDDVVVVEIEAPVERVMSVRATLDEVMEYVYSLLRSIESLLEAAEGVDEKRSPS, from the coding sequence GTGGCGATTGTGGAAGCGATAAGGCCAGATAACCGTGAGGCGCCAGACTGGCTAGTGATACGAGAGAGGATAGGGGACGATGTTGTTGTGGTTGAGATAGAGGCGCCCGTAGAGAGAGTGATGAGCGTACGTGCAACCCTAGACGAAGTAATGGAATATGTCTATAGCCTGCTTCGCAGCATAGAGTCTCTCTTGGAAGCCGCGGAGGGTGTTGACGAGAAACGCTCCCCTAGCTGA
- a CDS encoding helix-turn-helix domain-containing protein: MEEIGAQLASLFEALPKSARREIIRVLVEDRGLLKSEIARKMGVTPSAVTRFMRGDAAPSPESLAKLYESLEPEDQAIIIKIVLDYIASLLRTTAAILANITPLLDKHTHRLIQVSIEEVVDEAASLLEAAEGYSGAHSSHSQLGERFSSTPSAASKRDSMLRSRL; the protein is encoded by the coding sequence TTGGAGGAGATTGGCGCACAACTCGCATCACTTTTCGAGGCGCTGCCGAAGAGCGCTAGACGAGAGATTATCCGGGTGCTTGTAGAGGATAGGGGTCTGTTGAAGAGCGAGATAGCTCGAAAGATGGGTGTCACCCCATCAGCCGTTACTAGGTTCATGCGGGGCGATGCAGCTCCTAGCCCGGAGAGCCTGGCAAAGCTATATGAGAGTCTGGAGCCAGAAGACCAAGCCATTATAATCAAAATAGTGTTGGACTACATAGCGTCGTTGCTACGCACCACGGCAGCGATCCTTGCAAACATAACGCCTTTGCTCGACAAACACACACATCGTCTCATACAAGTTTCCATTGAGGAGGTGGTTGACGAGGCAGCGTCACTTCTTGAGGCCGCGGAGGGCTACAGCGGGGCTCACTCATCACATTCTCAGCTAGGGGAGCGTTTCTCGTCAACACCCTCCGCGGCTTCCAAGAGAGACTCTATGCTGCGAAGCAGGCTATAG
- a CDS encoding ABC transporter ATP-binding protein, giving the protein MGGSRAPHKLVISKLTVALPGFKLGPVSLELSTGLHAILGPNGSGKTTLLRSIAGLVKPLNGRILLNGKPLSPPWRFVSANLATAPLGFGARIADYARVILYRLHGENWLERIRRVFAEFEVEWLIWRRWEELSDGQRSLAQTLVTLARGTPVILLDEPFAHLDPYWQCKLAMLLKRYSRSRIIVYTTHEFTTPLTSDTLTIMANGKVLSHGEPSTTLTPSILKRVYGVDFAIIPGVGLLPSCGADEIRAIP; this is encoded by the coding sequence ATGGGAGGAAGTAGAGCGCCGCATAAGCTCGTAATCTCTAAACTCACGGTAGCATTACCAGGCTTTAAGCTAGGTCCTGTGAGCTTAGAGCTGAGTACAGGCCTCCATGCTATTCTAGGTCCCAACGGCTCGGGTAAAACAACACTCTTACGCAGCATAGCCGGCCTCGTCAAGCCACTGAACGGGCGTATACTGCTCAACGGGAAACCATTATCACCACCGTGGAGGTTTGTATCCGCTAATCTGGCTACTGCACCACTAGGATTCGGTGCAAGAATAGCCGATTATGCCCGTGTAATACTCTACCGTTTGCATGGTGAAAACTGGCTTGAGAGGATTAGACGAGTTTTCGCCGAATTCGAAGTAGAGTGGTTAATTTGGAGGAGATGGGAGGAGCTCAGTGATGGGCAGAGGAGCCTCGCACAGACTCTCGTTACTCTAGCCAGAGGCACGCCAGTTATACTCCTGGATGAGCCGTTTGCACACCTAGACCCCTACTGGCAGTGCAAACTTGCTATGCTATTGAAGCGGTACTCGAGGAGTCGTATAATCGTGTATACCACGCACGAGTTTACAACACCGCTTACCAGCGACACACTTACAATAATGGCCAACGGCAAGGTGCTTAGCCACGGAGAGCCCAGTACCACACTTACGCCGAGTATCCTCAAACGCGTATATGGGGTAGATTTCGCTATTATCCCTGGGGTTGGGCTCCTTCCAAGCTGCGGGGCCGATGAGATACGGGCTATACCCTGA
- a CDS encoding aldehyde ferredoxin oxidoreductase family protein, producing MGSLPGYAGRIAVIDLSESEVSILETPGWLRELFVGGKGFAYALVARYAPFSTSDPLYDPSNVVVVAAGALTGVAPGSSKVAFAARSPLTNMICDSYSGQVFAAKLRYAGFDALVLKGVSPEPVYIYVESGKVEIRSASHIWGAYVSDVTETLWRETKRGASIAAIGPGGEKLVRYANVMIDGFRAAGRCGIGAVLGYKRVKAIVVYGGRRPTLVNEDEWRKTYIDVYKSLQEHPAARYMSKYGTNNGVVTCSKWSMCPGKHWMIPSPSRELVEKMSGKAVLAREVGKEVYSRYAGIIWGWGCPVKCSKLVKPQLKGFEHLVVKPEYEHLTMLGVIFNIYDVDEVLRLEWLVNNLGLDSISFGETAAWLIELYENGLVRKEELDGLTVEPKFGDPRVAEELAKLVAERRGIGAILAEGVERASRILGRGEDRAVHVKGLESAAWDPRGRRAMALSYATADVGASHLRGWPEPHSKPSDGPAEEMVESLINDRDWKALMDALGLCAFVPYDRDQVDKLLRVTLGRSFDEVWPVGARTEAIARIYGALVGRVPEGDTIPKRWMEPIPDGPLKGEKAFRDWDEFRRALLKFYKLRGYDEKLGIPKRETLEKLGLTKLEWLMEAWRRAWEEVERRISS from the coding sequence ATGGGCTCACTGCCCGGGTATGCCGGTAGGATAGCTGTAATTGATCTCAGCGAGAGTGAGGTCAGTATACTCGAGACTCCAGGCTGGTTACGCGAACTGTTTGTCGGCGGTAAAGGGTTCGCGTATGCACTAGTCGCTAGGTATGCACCCTTCTCGACTTCAGACCCTCTATACGACCCGTCTAATGTTGTCGTCGTTGCTGCTGGCGCATTAACCGGTGTTGCACCAGGCTCTAGCAAAGTCGCCTTTGCAGCAAGGAGCCCCCTTACCAACATGATATGTGATTCGTACTCTGGGCAAGTGTTCGCCGCTAAGCTGCGTTACGCTGGTTTCGATGCCCTCGTGTTAAAGGGGGTATCACCCGAGCCGGTGTATATCTACGTTGAATCGGGTAAAGTTGAGATTAGGAGCGCCTCGCACATATGGGGCGCCTATGTTAGCGACGTGACTGAGACTTTATGGCGCGAGACTAAGAGAGGCGCCAGTATAGCTGCGATCGGCCCCGGCGGCGAGAAACTAGTTAGATACGCGAATGTTATGATAGATGGCTTTAGGGCCGCTGGACGCTGTGGCATTGGCGCGGTCCTGGGCTACAAGCGCGTGAAGGCCATTGTTGTTTATGGTGGTCGTCGACCCACTCTTGTCAACGAGGATGAGTGGAGAAAGACATACATCGACGTGTATAAGAGTCTGCAAGAGCATCCTGCTGCTAGGTACATGTCAAAGTACGGTACTAACAACGGCGTTGTCACATGTTCGAAGTGGTCAATGTGCCCAGGTAAACACTGGATGATACCCTCCCCTTCGCGGGAGCTAGTTGAAAAGATGTCCGGCAAAGCTGTACTGGCACGCGAGGTTGGGAAGGAGGTATACTCTCGTTACGCTGGCATAATCTGGGGTTGGGGGTGTCCTGTTAAGTGCAGCAAACTAGTGAAGCCTCAGCTGAAAGGCTTCGAACACCTGGTGGTCAAGCCGGAGTACGAGCATCTAACTATGCTTGGCGTGATATTCAACATCTACGATGTAGATGAGGTGCTTCGGTTAGAGTGGCTGGTCAACAATCTGGGGCTAGACTCTATCAGCTTTGGCGAGACTGCCGCCTGGCTAATAGAACTCTATGAGAACGGTCTAGTGCGGAAGGAAGAGCTTGACGGGCTTACCGTCGAGCCTAAATTCGGCGATCCGAGGGTAGCTGAGGAGCTAGCAAAACTCGTAGCTGAGAGACGCGGTATAGGCGCGATACTAGCCGAGGGCGTTGAGAGAGCGTCAAGAATACTCGGTAGGGGTGAGGATAGGGCTGTCCACGTTAAGGGTTTGGAGTCTGCAGCGTGGGATCCAAGAGGACGGAGAGCTATGGCCCTTAGTTACGCTACGGCGGATGTCGGTGCATCGCACCTACGTGGATGGCCCGAGCCACACTCCAAGCCAAGTGATGGCCCTGCAGAAGAGATGGTCGAGAGTCTAATCAACGACCGCGACTGGAAGGCACTAATGGATGCACTTGGGCTGTGCGCCTTCGTACCATACGATCGCGACCAAGTAGATAAGTTGCTTCGCGTGACACTGGGCAGAAGTTTTGATGAGGTGTGGCCAGTTGGAGCCCGTACTGAGGCCATAGCAAGGATATACGGCGCTCTAGTAGGGAGAGTGCCAGAGGGCGACACGATACCCAAGAGGTGGATGGAGCCTATACCGGATGGCCCACTGAAGGGCGAAAAAGCCTTCCGCGACTGGGACGAGTTCAGGAGGGCTCTCCTAAAGTTCTATAAGCTCAGAGGCTACGACGAGAAGCTTGGCATTCCAAAGAGGGAGACCCTCGAGAAACTTGGACTCACGAAACTAGAGTGGCTTATGGAGGCTTGGAGGCGGGCATGGGAGGAAGTAGAGCGCCGCATAAGCTCGTAA